One part of the Humulus lupulus chromosome 9, drHumLupu1.1, whole genome shotgun sequence genome encodes these proteins:
- the LOC133802081 gene encoding uncharacterized protein LOC133802081, with translation MSFKMPFGLEALAKAKKAASKKKSHSSAIEPSINPVPSKSIASSKAIEGGGSSKKLRVDFDEEEENISVIIPKNTCVYSNPLSIEGYVKALLCPRDETRLKEMGSVESSNDLVSRAYRMLSNAIHIHRDHQCLRRENCDLRKSNTELRSSLTKVDERLKASKELNEELKRQLKDKESELVKEKKNSSDLCARLEDIAVKAIWKARKELLTEFTEGKSKDWKVDEELELYIGMFEDEAGPTDGGSIGPGLGTSVPQDEDGGNQIVGHVAGDIVEHQSIVDSEVTQ, from the exons ATGTCATTCAAAATGCCTTTTGGTCTTGAAGCCTTGGCAAAAGCCAAGAAAGCGGCGAGTAAGAAGAAAAGTCATTCGTCGGCTATAGAGCCATCAATAAACCCTGTGCCCTCAAAGAGTATTGCTTCTTCAAAGGCCATCGAAGGAGGAGGATCAAGCAAGAAGCTTAGGGTTGATTTTGATGAGGAGGAAGAAAATATCTCTGTCATTATTCCAAAGAATACTTGTGTGTATTCGAACCCTTTGTCTATTGAAGGATATGTCAAAGCCCTCTTGTGTCCTCGTGATGAGACTCGTTTGAAGGAAATGGGATCTGTTGAGTCATCCAATGATTTGGTGTCTAGAGCCTATCGG ATGCTCTCTAATGCGATTCATATTCATCGAGACCATCAATGCCTCAGAAGGGAAAACTGTGATCTTAGAAAGTCCAACACCGAGCTTCGGTCGAGTCTTACGAAAGTTGACGAGAGGCTTAAGGCAAGTAAGGAATTAAACGAAGAGTTGAAGAGGCAACTAAAGGATAAAGAGAGCGAACTAGTTAAGGAGAAGAAGAATTCGAGTGATTTATGTGCTCGGCTGGAGGACATTGCGGTGAAGGCCATTTGGAAAGCTCGTAAAGAACTGTTGACAGAGTTCACAGAAGGCAAGTCTAAGGATTGGAAGGTAGACGAAGAGTTGGAACTCTACATTGGTATGTTTGAGGATGAGGCTGGTCCTACCGACGGGGGGTCTATTGGTCCTGGGCTTGGCACGAGTGTTCCTCAAGATGAGGATGGGGGAAACCAGATTGTTGGACATGTCGCTGGGGATATTGTTGAGCATCAGTCCATTGTTGATTCTGAGGTGACTCAGTAG